A window of the Oryza brachyantha chromosome 5, ObraRS2, whole genome shotgun sequence genome harbors these coding sequences:
- the LOC102709367 gene encoding non-specific lipid-transfer protein 2-like — MAAKRGRAAVVVLAAAVMVAAAVLCGAGAEAACDAMQLTPCAGAIIGNAAPTAACCSRMKEQQPCLCQYARDPNLQRYVNSPNGKKVMAACRVPVPTC, encoded by the coding sequence ATGGCGGCGAAGCGTggacgggcggcggtggtggtgttggcggcggcggtgatggtggcggcggcggtgctgtgcggggcgggggcggaggcggcgtgcgACGCGATGCAGCTGACGCCGTGCGCGGGGGCGATCATCGGGAacgcggcgccgacggcggcgtgctgCAGCAGGATGAAGGAGCAGCAGCCGTGCCTGTGCCAGTACGCGCGCGACCCCAACCTGCAGCGCTACGTCAACTCCCCCAACGGCAAGAAGGTCATGGCCGCCTGCCGCGTCCCCGTCCCCACCTGCTGA
- the LOC107304236 gene encoding non-specific lipid-transfer protein 2-like: protein MAAKASAVLVLVVVVVVVMVAVASGGAEAATCTPTQLTPCAPAIVGNAPPTAACCGKLRAHPASCFCQYKKDPNMKKYVNSPNGKKVFAACKVPLPKC, encoded by the coding sequence atggcggcgaaggcgtctgCGGTGCTGGtcctggtggtggtggtggtggtggtgatggtggcggtggcgagcggcggcgcggaggcggcgacgtgcACGCCGACGCAGCTGACGCCGTGCGCGCCGGCGATCGTGGGGAACGCGCCACCGACGGCGGCATGCTGCGGGAAGCTGAGGGCGCACCCGGCGAGCTGCTTCTGCCAGTACAAGAAGGACCCCAACATGAAGAAGTACGTCAACTCGCCCAACGGCAAGAAGGTCTTCGCCGCATGCAAGGTGCCACTGCCCAAGTGCTGA
- the LOC121054512 gene encoding LEAF RUST 10 DISEASE-RESISTANCE LOCUS RECEPTOR-LIKE PROTEIN KINASE-like 2.1 produces MAALCGKKFHGIMSRRRGSKETPNIESFLQKHEAQHPKRYSYSEVKTMTKSFSHKLGQGGFGTVYMGKMQDGKAIAVKLLKSCKDNGQEFMNEVASISRTSHVNVVTLLGYCIQGSKRALVYEYMPNGSLERFAFRPNSAAKDSLGWDKLFDIAVGIARGLEYLHRGCNTRIVHFDIKPHNILLDQEFCPKISDFGLAKLCMQKESIISIDGARGTIGYIAPEVFSKQFGEASSKSDVYSYGMVILEMVGARENINATSADVSSKYFPQWIYEHMEEYCASSSEIRPDNSVLVRKMIIVGLWCIQLLPTNRPSMTRVVEMLQSSADDLQIPPQSFLS; encoded by the coding sequence ATGGCCGCATTGTGTGGCAAGAAGTTTCATGGAATCATGTCAAGGAGAAGAGGATCTAAAGAAACACCAAACATCGAGTCTTTCTTGCAAAAGCATGAAGCTCAACATCCGAAGAGATATTCTTATTCAGAAGTGAAGACAATGACCAAATCTTTCAGCCACAAGCTAGGCCAAGGTGGCTTTGGTACTGTTTACATGGGCAAGATGCAAGATGGCAAAGCAATTGCAGTGAAGCTACTCAAGTCTTGCAAGGATAATGGGCAAGAATTCATGAATGAGGTAGCAAGCATCAGCAGAACCTCTCATGTTAATGTCGTCACCTTGTTGGGATACTGTATTCAGGGATCAAAGAGGGCTTTAGTTTATGAGTACATGCCTAATGGATCACTAGAAAGATTTGCTTTCAGACCAAACTCTGCAGCAAAAGATTCACTTGGTTGGGACAAACTGTTTGATATTGCAGTTGGCATTGCTCGGGGACTCGAATATCTCCATCGAGGGTGCAATACTCGTATTGTGCATTTTGACATTAAACCTCACAACATCCTACTAGACCAAGAATTTTGTCCCAAGATATCAGACTTTGGATTGGCAAAGTTGTGCATGCAGAAAGAGAGTATCATCTCTATTGATGGTGCAAGAGGAACAATAGGTTACATTGCTCCTGAGGTATTCTCAAAGCAATTTGGAGAGGCAAGCAGCAAGTCTGACGTCTACAGTTATGGGATGGTGATCCTTGAGATGGTTGGAGCAAGAGAGAACATAAATGCCACCAGTGCAGATGTCAGCAGCAAGTATTTCCCTCAGTGGATTTATGAACATATGGAGGAGTACTGTGCCAGTTCTAGTGAAATCAGACCTGACAACTCTGTTCTCGTAAGAAAGATGATAATTGTCGGTCTGTGGTGCATACAACTACTGCCTACCAATCGGCCGTCGATGACTAGAGTGGTTGAAATGTTACAGAGCTCTGCAGATGATCTGCAGATTCCACCACAAAGTTTCTTGAGCTAA
- the LOC102720882 gene encoding LEAF RUST 10 DISEASE-RESISTANCE LOCUS RECEPTOR-LIKE PROTEIN KINASE-like 2.8 — protein sequence MHRLLFLPFLIILLLSPVPLSVQESDDYFRYTSCAPAPYSCGSLQFDVDYPFSASGVGRRPDYCSYPGYRLVCNTDGKLMIYMNSTAFQVTAIDYGNKILVVIDQNQPQPQETCPYLYHNTTIDEAKFMYTDRDQFLTAYVNCTANLSSLPSIYDLVSCISGGSSYYRLHKNKDDSLESDLLGSCSSTIAVPYNLTMAASLAAGNSRLGDVIRGGFTVRWKAGLGWCSDCKASGGQCGFNSSFPSDQTCYCSYGQAIGSCSSSSSSGMKASRKRAITIVTEPVISILVLPS from the exons ATGCATCGTCTGCTTTTCCTACCATTCCTCATCATCCTGCTACTGTCGCCAGTGCCACTTTCTGTGCAAGAATCCGATGATTACTTCAGGTACACGAGCTGCGCCCCAGCTCCTTACAGCTGCGGATCACTCCAGTTCGACGTCGATTACCCCTTCTCGGCGAGCGGAGTCGGCCGTCGTCCGGACTACTGCTCTTACCCGGGGTACCGTCTCGTCTGCAACACGGACGGCAAGCTGATGATCTACATGAATTCCACCGCGTTCCAGGTTACGGCTATCGACTATGGCAACAAGATTCTCGTGGTCATCGACCAAAATCAGCCTCAGCCCCAGGAGACATGTCCGTATCTCTACCACAACACCACCATCGACGAGGCCAAGTTCATGTACACAGATCGCGACCAGTTCTTGACGGCGTACGTCAACTGCACCGCCAATCTATCCTCTCTGCCTTCTATCTATGATCTTGTGTCGTGCATTTCCGGGGGAAGCTCCTACTACAGGCTGCACAAGAACAAGGACGACTCGCTGGAATCGGATCTTCTGGGATCATGCAGCTCAACGATTGCTGTTCCATACAACTTGACCATGGCAGCCTCCTTAGCTGCTGGAAATTCTAGACTTGGGGATGTGATAAGAGGCGGTTTCACGGTGAGGTGGAAGGCTGGACTGGGGTGGTGTAGTGACTGTAAGGCTTCTGGAGGGCAGTGTGGGTTTAACAGCAGCTTTCCTAGCGACCAAACATGTTACTGCTCATATGGTCAGGCCATTGGATCatgctcctcctcttcttcatcAG GAATGAAGGCCTCGAGAAAAAGGGCAATCACAATTGTaacag AACCAGTGATTAGTATCCTGGTTCTACCTTCTTAA